A window of the [Chlorobium] sp. 445 genome harbors these coding sequences:
- a CDS encoding 23S rRNA (guanosine(2251)-2'-O)-methyltransferase RlmB, whose translation MQDEQASQAAAFSADKSGVVYGRHAVAELLKSQPDRVAKVYFQINARDKKLLEILLTAKRNRISIGKASNQKLSDLAHTNKHQGVVAITSDIQLLNLEDVLNTPRETPFLFLILDSIEDPQNLGAIIRTAEAVGVDLIILPKDNTAPINSTVHKTSAGAVSHAPIARVTNLAQTIRMLKEHNVWVVGTDVRATKDYTEFDYTLNVAIVIGSEAKGMRRLVGESCDDVVRLPIVGKTESLNASVATGIMLYEVLRQRRLKLQHK comes from the coding sequence ATGCAAGATGAGCAGGCTTCTCAGGCAGCAGCGTTTTCAGCCGATAAGTCGGGCGTGGTGTACGGTCGCCATGCTGTAGCTGAACTTTTAAAATCGCAGCCTGACCGCGTGGCTAAGGTCTATTTTCAAATCAATGCGCGTGATAAAAAGCTGCTCGAGATTTTGCTTACTGCAAAGCGCAACCGCATCTCTATCGGCAAAGCCAGCAACCAGAAACTCTCAGACCTTGCGCATACCAATAAGCATCAAGGTGTTGTCGCCATTACAAGCGACATTCAACTCTTAAATTTGGAAGATGTTCTCAATACACCTCGTGAAACACCTTTTCTTTTTCTCATTTTAGACTCGATTGAAGACCCGCAAAACTTAGGCGCTATCATTCGCACCGCGGAAGCCGTCGGTGTTGATTTGATTATTTTGCCCAAGGACAACACAGCACCAATTAACTCTACGGTGCACAAAACTTCTGCAGGTGCGGTTTCACATGCGCCTATTGCACGCGTAACAAACCTTGCACAAACGATTCGCATGCTTAAAGAACACAATGTGTGGGTCGTTGGCACAGATGTGCGGGCAACAAAAGATTACACCGAGTTTGATTACACCCTGAATGTGGCTATTGTGATTGGCTCAGAAGCTAAGGGTATGCGCCGCTTGGTAGGTGAAAGTTGCGATGATGTGGTGCGTCTGCCCATCGTCGGCAAAACTGAATCGCTCAACGCCAGTGTTGCAACGGGTATTATGCTGTATGAGGTACTCCGACAGCGTCGTCTCAAACTTCAACACAAGTAA